A portion of the Desulfuromonas thiophila genome contains these proteins:
- the scpA gene encoding methylmalonyl-CoA mutase translates to MADKPTLEQWQALARKEKKTDDLAGFHWNTAEGIVVKPLYTAADLTGLEHLDSLPGLPPFVRGPVATMYAGRPWTVRQYAGFSTAEESNAFYRRNLAAGQQGLSVAFDLATHRGYDSDHPRVVGDVGKAGVAIDSVEDMKILFGGIPLDKVSVSMTMNGAVLPIMANYIVAAEEQGVTQEQLAGTIQNDILKEFMVRNTYIYPPEPSMRIIADIIAYTSAHMPKFNSISISGYHIQEAGANNALELAFTLADGLEYVRAALARGLDVDAFAPRLSFFFAIGMNFFMEAAKLRAARFLWSELMEQFQPKNPKSKALRTHCQTSGWSLTEQDPYNNVIRTTIEALAAVLGGTQSLHTNALDEAIALPTDQSARIARNTQLVIQEESGICNVVDPLAGSYYVESLTGELIKEARKLLAEIDELGGMTKAIESGMPKLRIEESAAKKQAAIDSGRDVIVGVNKYRLEKEDPIEVLDIDNTAVRESQIRRLQQIRASRDETACQAALDAISAGCQNTDANLLALCVAAARCRATVGEISDAMEKVFGRHRAEIRLVSGAYASVCANDNDFAELKQQVEAFAAEEGRRPRILIAKMGQDGHDRGAKVVASAYADVGYDVDVGPLFQTPAEAAKMAVENDVHAVGVSSLAAGHKTLVPQLAAELKKLGADDIVIVCGGVIPRQDYDALYAAGAACIFGPGTPIVKSGRETLAAIRARQKN, encoded by the coding sequence ATGGCAGACAAACCAACCCTGGAGCAATGGCAGGCTCTGGCGCGCAAGGAAAAGAAGACCGACGACCTGGCCGGCTTCCACTGGAATACGGCCGAGGGCATTGTCGTCAAGCCCCTCTACACCGCCGCGGATCTGACCGGGCTGGAACATCTCGACAGCCTGCCGGGCTTGCCGCCCTTCGTGCGCGGCCCGGTAGCCACCATGTACGCCGGCCGACCCTGGACGGTGCGCCAGTACGCCGGCTTTTCCACTGCCGAGGAATCCAACGCCTTCTACCGCCGCAACCTCGCCGCCGGCCAGCAGGGCCTGTCGGTGGCTTTCGATCTGGCGACCCACCGCGGCTACGATTCCGACCATCCACGGGTGGTCGGCGATGTCGGCAAGGCCGGCGTCGCCATCGACTCGGTGGAGGACATGAAGATCCTCTTTGGTGGCATCCCCCTCGACAAGGTTTCGGTGTCCATGACCATGAACGGCGCGGTGTTGCCGATCATGGCCAACTACATCGTTGCCGCCGAGGAGCAGGGCGTGACTCAGGAGCAGCTGGCGGGCACCATCCAAAATGACATTCTCAAGGAATTCATGGTGCGCAACACCTACATCTACCCGCCCGAACCCTCCATGCGCATCATTGCCGACATCATCGCCTACACCAGCGCCCACATGCCCAAGTTCAACTCCATCTCCATCAGCGGCTACCACATCCAGGAAGCCGGCGCCAACAACGCCCTGGAGCTGGCCTTCACCCTGGCCGATGGCCTGGAATATGTCCGCGCCGCTCTGGCCCGCGGACTGGATGTCGACGCCTTCGCTCCACGCCTGTCGTTCTTCTTCGCCATCGGCATGAATTTCTTTATGGAGGCGGCCAAGCTGCGCGCCGCCCGTTTCCTCTGGTCAGAGCTGATGGAGCAGTTTCAGCCGAAGAATCCCAAATCCAAGGCCCTGCGCACCCACTGCCAGACCTCGGGCTGGAGCCTGACCGAGCAGGATCCGTACAACAACGTCATCCGCACCACCATTGAAGCCCTGGCGGCGGTACTGGGTGGCACCCAGTCGCTCCACACCAATGCTCTGGACGAGGCCATCGCCCTGCCGACCGACCAGTCAGCGCGCATCGCCCGCAATACCCAGCTGGTGATTCAGGAGGAAAGCGGCATCTGCAATGTGGTTGACCCGCTGGCCGGCTCCTACTACGTCGAAAGCCTCACCGGCGAGCTGATCAAGGAAGCACGCAAGCTGCTGGCCGAAATTGACGAACTCGGCGGCATGACCAAGGCCATCGAGTCGGGCATGCCCAAGCTGCGTATTGAGGAATCGGCCGCCAAGAAGCAGGCCGCCATCGACAGCGGCCGCGATGTCATTGTCGGCGTCAACAAATACCGGCTGGAGAAGGAAGACCCCATCGAGGTGCTCGATATCGACAACACTGCCGTGCGCGAATCGCAGATTCGCCGCCTGCAGCAGATCCGCGCCAGCCGTGACGAAACCGCCTGCCAAGCCGCCCTTGACGCCATCAGCGCCGGCTGCCAGAATACCGACGCCAATCTGCTTGCCCTCTGCGTCGCGGCGGCCCGCTGCCGCGCGACCGTGGGCGAGATTTCCGATGCCATGGAAAAGGTATTCGGCCGCCATCGGGCCGAGATTCGACTGGTGTCAGGAGCCTACGCCTCGGTGTGTGCCAACGATAACGATTTTGCCGAACTGAAACAGCAGGTTGAGGCCTTCGCCGCCGAGGAGGGCCGCCGCCCCCGTATCCTGATCGCCAAGATGGGCCAGGATGGCCATGACCGTGGCGCCAAGGTGGTGGCCAGCGCTTACGCCGATGTCGGTTACGATGTCGATGTCGGCCCGCTGTTCCAGACCCCGGCGGAAGCGGCCAAAATGGCCGTGGAGAATGACGTCCACGCCGTTGGTGTTTCCAGCCTGGCCGCCGGCCACAAGACCCTGGTACCGCAGCTGGCGGCGGAGCTGAAAAAACTCGGCGCCGACGACATTGTCATCGTCTGTGGTGGTGTCATCCCGCGGCAGGACTATGACGCCCTCTATGCCGCTGGCGCTGCCTGCATCTTCGGCCCCGGTACCCCGATCGTTAAATCCGGCCGCGAGACCCTCGCTGCCATCCGCGCCCGGCAGAAGAATTAG
- the mqnB gene encoding futalosine hydrolase, whose amino-acid sequence MIVLQCAVAAEQRQLREQLLHPRQHRLGSYDLCQGTLQGQPVALLCGGVGKANAAAAAALLLQQRPRLVVLHGCGGFYPASGLAVGDLAVACEEHYGDEGVATPQGFRDLSQLDLPLLRTPAGCYYNRFPCDPLLTGQLAQSCRTLARQLGCQVGCGPFVTVSCGSGRDDLALLRQQHCGGLCENMEGAAVAHQCLAVGVPFIEVRGLSNATGNRDLRQWDLATAMQRAEQATLAFLADLPPLPQE is encoded by the coding sequence ATGATTGTCCTGCAATGCGCCGTGGCCGCCGAACAGCGGCAGCTGCGTGAACAGCTGCTGCACCCCCGTCAGCACCGCCTCGGCTCCTACGACCTCTGCCAGGGAACCCTGCAGGGCCAGCCCGTGGCGCTGCTCTGTGGCGGTGTCGGCAAGGCCAACGCGGCGGCGGCAGCGGCCTTGCTGCTGCAGCAACGCCCACGGCTGGTCGTGCTGCACGGCTGCGGCGGGTTCTATCCGGCCAGCGGTCTGGCCGTCGGTGATCTGGCTGTCGCCTGTGAAGAACATTACGGTGACGAGGGGGTAGCCACACCGCAGGGGTTTCGCGATCTGAGCCAGCTTGACCTGCCCCTGCTGCGCACGCCAGCCGGATGTTATTACAACCGCTTTCCCTGTGACCCGCTGCTGACCGGACAACTGGCACAGAGTTGCCGCACACTGGCGCGGCAGCTGGGCTGTCAGGTCGGCTGTGGTCCCTTCGTCACCGTCTCCTGCGGCAGCGGCCGCGACGATCTGGCGCTGTTGCGCCAGCAACACTGTGGCGGGCTGTGTGAAAACATGGAGGGCGCGGCCGTCGCTCACCAATGCCTGGCCGTCGGCGTGCCGTTTATTGAGGTGCGCGGCCTGTCCAATGCCACCGGCAACCGCGACCTGCGCCAGTGGGATCTGGCCACTGCCATGCAGCGGGCCGAGCAGGCGACGCTGGCCTTTCTTGCCGACTTGCCTCCTCTGCCGCAGGAGTGA
- a CDS encoding cob(I)yrinic acid a,c-diamide adenosyltransferase, which yields MTSNAQPLSSLPANRRGRVQLYTGDGKGKTTAALGLAFRAAGHGWRVHILHFMKQDSSYGEIHSAGRMGNNWQVEQCGRPNFVNRQHPAPEDIACAQQGLQRAFTLAREGQIDLLILDELINALDFGLVSLEAVLELLACRAPATELVLTGRNAPAPLIAAADLVTEMRCIKHYYNAGLEARLGIEY from the coding sequence ATGACCAGCAACGCTCAGCCCCTTTCCAGCCTGCCTGCCAACCGCCGGGGCCGCGTACAGCTCTATACCGGTGATGGCAAGGGCAAGACCACGGCGGCCTTGGGACTGGCCTTCCGCGCTGCCGGGCACGGCTGGCGCGTTCACATTCTTCACTTCATGAAGCAGGATTCCAGCTACGGCGAGATACACAGCGCCGGCCGTATGGGCAACAACTGGCAGGTGGAACAATGCGGCCGGCCCAACTTCGTCAACCGCCAGCATCCCGCCCCCGAGGATATCGCCTGCGCCCAGCAGGGGCTGCAGCGCGCCTTCACCCTGGCGCGTGAAGGCCAGATCGATCTGCTGATTCTTGATGAACTGATCAACGCGCTCGACTTCGGTCTGGTTTCCCTGGAAGCCGTGCTGGAGCTGCTGGCCTGCCGGGCGCCAGCCACCGAGCTGGTGCTGACCGGCCGCAACGCCCCGGCGCCCCTGATCGCAGCAGCCGATCTGGTCACCGAAATGCGCTGCATCAAGCACTACTACAACGCCGGGCTGGAGGCCCGCCTCGGCATCGAATACTGA
- the meaB gene encoding methylmalonyl Co-A mutase-associated GTPase MeaB, whose protein sequence is MSIATLAEQIRAGQLRALAKGITLIESRRIEHRQQADALLETLLPATGNSLRIGISGVPGVGKSTFIEAFGLYLTARGHRVAVLAVDPSSQISGGSILGDKTRMEQLARDANAFIRPSPAGDSLGGVARKTRETLLLCEAAGYDIVLVETVGVGQSEITVASMVDMFVLLQLAGAGDELQGIKKGVMEIADAIVINKADGDNRQRAELARQQYRNALHILRPRYPDWQVPVLCCSALQQQGIAEFWQMLQQFRQQMQANGTFSEKRRQQARDWLWALLLDALKELFLHDRQVAALLPQVEQAVVAGITTPGAACQRLLERFRRH, encoded by the coding sequence ATGTCCATCGCCACCCTTGCCGAGCAGATTCGCGCCGGCCAGCTGCGTGCCCTGGCCAAAGGCATCACCCTGATCGAAAGCCGCCGCATCGAACACCGCCAACAGGCCGATGCCCTACTGGAAACCCTGCTGCCAGCCACCGGCAACAGCTTGCGCATCGGCATTTCCGGCGTGCCCGGCGTCGGCAAAAGCACCTTCATAGAGGCCTTTGGCCTTTATCTCACCGCGCGGGGACACCGGGTGGCGGTACTGGCTGTCGATCCCTCGTCGCAGATCTCCGGCGGCAGCATTCTGGGCGACAAGACCCGCATGGAACAGCTGGCGCGTGATGCCAACGCCTTTATCCGCCCTTCGCCAGCGGGTGACAGCCTCGGTGGCGTAGCGCGCAAGACCCGTGAAACCCTGCTGCTGTGTGAGGCGGCCGGCTACGACATCGTGCTGGTGGAAACCGTCGGCGTCGGCCAGTCGGAGATTACCGTCGCCTCCATGGTCGATATGTTCGTGCTGCTGCAGCTGGCTGGTGCCGGCGACGAATTGCAAGGCATCAAAAAGGGCGTGATGGAAATCGCCGACGCCATTGTCATCAACAAGGCTGATGGCGACAATCGCCAGCGGGCCGAGCTGGCCCGGCAGCAGTACCGCAACGCACTGCACATCCTGCGACCACGTTATCCCGACTGGCAGGTACCGGTGCTATGCTGCAGCGCCCTGCAGCAGCAGGGAATCGCCGAATTCTGGCAGATGCTGCAACAGTTTCGCCAACAGATGCAGGCCAATGGCACCTTCAGTGAAAAACGCCGCCAGCAGGCACGCGACTGGCTATGGGCGCTGCTGCTCGATGCCTTGAAGGAGCTGTTCCTGCACGATCGCCAGGTGGCGGCCCTGCTGCCACAGGTGGAACAGGCTGTCGTCGCCGGCATTACCACGCCGGGCGCGGCCTGCCAACGGCTGCTGGAACGTTTTCGCCGCCACTGA